Genomic segment of Iocasia fonsfrigidae:
CTAGTGGTAGCCTCGTTTTATTTTTAGTTATGGAACAAAATACCTCTATAGCATCACCCACTGCATATATATCTTTATCACTTGTACGGTAGTTGTGATCCACCTTAATTCCACCTGTTTCACCTATTTCCAGGCCAGCCTCTTCTGCTAGTTTAGTTTCAGGACTAACTCCAACTGCCATAACTACTGCTTCAGCCTTAACTCTTTTACTAGACTCTAACTCTATATATTCCTGATCAATCTTTTTAACTGCATCATTTAAAATCAGATTAACCCCTTTGTCATATAACTCTTTATGCAGTATTTGAGCCATATCATAATCAAAAGGCGACATAACCTGGTCCAAGGCTTCTATTAGACTGACATCTTTCCCGGCAAGGTGAAGATTCTCTGCAACCTCTATACCAATAAAACCACCACCTACAACAGCAATATCATTGATATTATTGTCCTTTATATAATTATTTAGCTTGCTAATATCCTGAACATTTCTAACTGTAAATACATTTTTACTGTCTATTCCCTCAATACTGGCAGGTAAAATTGGATTAGCACCAGGGGACAAAACTAATTTGTCATATTTTTCTTCATATTCTTCACCAGTTTCCAGGTTTTTAACAACTACTTTTTTCTCATCCCTCTTTATTTTAGTAACTTCATTCCTTGTCCTTGCCTCAATATTATATCTTTTTTTGAATGTCTCAGGACAGATCAATACCAGGTCTTCACTTTTCTCTACAATACCACTTAAATGAAAGGGAAGTGCACAATTAGAAAAAGAAACATTGTGGCCCCGTTCAAACATAATTACCTCTGCAGACTCATCAAGCCTTCTTGCCCTTGCTGCAACCGAAGCACCTCCAGCTACACCACCGACAACTAATATCCT
This window contains:
- a CDS encoding FAD-dependent oxidoreductase, giving the protein MANRILVVGGVAGGASVAARARRLDESAEVIMFERGHNVSFSNCALPFHLSGIVEKSEDLVLICPETFKKRYNIEARTRNEVTKIKRDEKKVVVKNLETGEEYEEKYDKLVLSPGANPILPASIEGIDSKNVFTVRNVQDISKLNNYIKDNNINDIAVVGGGFIGIEVAENLHLAGKDVSLIEALDQVMSPFDYDMAQILHKELYDKGVNLILNDAVKKIDQEYIELESSKRVKAEAVVMAVGVSPETKLAEEAGLEIGETGGIKVDHNYRTSDKDIYAVGDAIEVFCSITKNKTRLPLAGPAQRQARAAADHINSIPHSNKGIIGSSVVKIFDLNAASTGINEKTARKAGIPYDFVYIIPSDIVGLMPDSNPLYFKLIYEYPSGKILGAQAIGKGDVAKRIDVAATLIRMGGTLEDLKELELCYAPLFSTARDVVNQAALVGLNILHGQFEQVPVTKVRELVENDAFIVDVREEDEYKAGHLKNAVNIPLSELRDRAGEIPEDEPVYLHCRSAQRSYNAIMALQGMGYDNVCNISGSFLGICCYEFYQDQVTGREKIVTEYNFN